The following coding sequences are from one bacterium window:
- a CDS encoding NAD(+)/NADH kinase, protein MNTLTRIKSANNKTLNLSKIGIIFNTDHKTAQPVAENLEKILISKGFSCIKMLAISGKQKKHEFELPDITMAFIIGGDGTFLGAARFFAPYNIPLFGINTGRLGFLSQLIPSGMQAGIDKILSGKFSIEERLMIKSVVSTNEIKTQIALNDVVIKGGDVSRTMQLFLYINDKHVCDYIADGLIISTPTGSTAYTLSAGGPVVVPELEAFVIVPICPHTLTTRPIVIPASENITVKINSDIESVYVTSDGQENIKISGNDTISIGKYENKAFLIHIEDEEESGFYSILRKKLHWGVSPSS, encoded by the coding sequence ATGAACACTTTAACCCGAATAAAATCAGCAAATAATAAGACGCTTAACCTTTCAAAAATTGGTATTATTTTTAATACCGATCACAAAACAGCGCAGCCTGTAGCAGAAAACCTTGAAAAAATACTTATTTCTAAGGGTTTTTCATGTATTAAAATGCTGGCAATCTCCGGAAAACAAAAAAAACATGAATTTGAATTACCTGATATAACTATGGCATTTATTATAGGCGGAGACGGCACTTTTCTGGGGGCTGCAAGATTTTTTGCGCCGTATAATATACCTTTGTTCGGAATAAACACAGGAAGACTCGGTTTTCTTTCCCAACTCATCCCGTCAGGCATGCAAGCAGGCATAGATAAAATTTTGTCGGGCAAATTTTCCATAGAAGAAAGACTCATGATTAAGTCAGTTGTCTCTACGAACGAAATAAAAACGCAAATAGCACTAAATGACGTTGTTATAAAAGGCGGAGATGTCTCTAGAACAATGCAGTTGTTTCTTTATATAAACGATAAGCACGTATGTGATTATATAGCGGACGGCTTAATTATTTCTACACCTACAGGCTCAACGGCTTATACACTTTCAGCGGGAGGACCGGTTGTAGTTCCAGAGTTAGAAGCTTTTGTGATTGTGCCGATATGTCCTCATACTCTAACAACAAGACCTATAGTAATCCCTGCTTCCGAAAATATTACAGTGAAAATAAACAGCGATATTGAATCTGTTTATGTTACTTCCGACGGGCAGGAAAACATAAAAATATCAGGAAATGACACAATCAGTATAGGAAAATATGAAAACAAGGCTTTTTTAATCCATATTGAAGATGAAGAAGAAAGCGGTTTTTACAGCATATTGCGAAAAAAACTCCACTGGGGCGTTTCCCCGAGTTCTTAG
- a CDS encoding TlyA family RNA methyltransferase, giving the protein MTNKERLDNYIVSKGYFETKNQAQGAILAGKVRINGEVLTKAGTQIKTDKPQIIEVESSPYVSRGGFKLEKALKEFDIKINGKICLDAGASTGGFTDCMLQSMAAKVYAVDVGYGQIAWKLRNDNRVVVIERTNIRKVSSEEVYKDLSVEFAEFCAMDLSFISIIKVLENITKLMNPEKQEIIALIKPQFEAGKNQVPKNGVVKDKNIHVNVIKNIIDFACTINLSPVHLTYSPIQGPAGNIEYLVCLKNHNQDNDFDKQEFENTITEIVEKAHEHFNPNKISK; this is encoded by the coding sequence ATGACTAATAAAGAACGTTTAGATAATTATATTGTATCAAAAGGCTATTTTGAAACAAAAAATCAGGCTCAAGGGGCAATTCTTGCAGGCAAAGTAAGAATAAACGGAGAAGTTTTAACAAAAGCAGGGACACAAATCAAGACTGACAAACCTCAGATTATTGAAGTTGAATCAAGTCCTTACGTTAGCAGGGGCGGCTTTAAGCTGGAAAAAGCTTTAAAAGAATTTGATATAAAAATTAATGGCAAAATTTGTCTTGATGCCGGGGCTTCTACAGGTGGATTTACTGATTGCATGCTTCAAAGTATGGCTGCAAAGGTTTACGCGGTAGATGTGGGTTACGGGCAAATTGCATGGAAACTTAGAAACGATAATAGGGTTGTTGTTATTGAAAGAACGAATATTAGAAAAGTTTCTTCCGAAGAAGTTTATAAAGATTTATCTGTCGAATTTGCCGAATTTTGCGCAATGGATTTGTCTTTTATCTCTATAATAAAAGTTCTTGAGAATATTACAAAGTTAATGAATCCTGAAAAACAGGAAATAATAGCTCTTATAAAACCCCAGTTTGAAGCGGGAAAAAATCAGGTACCCAAAAACGGTGTGGTCAAAGATAAAAATATTCATGTTAATGTAATTAAAAATATAATTGATTTTGCTTGCACAATTAATCTTTCCCCTGTACATTTAACGTACTCTCCGATACAAGGTCCTGCGGGAAATATAGAATATCTGGTTTGCCTGAAAAACCATAATCAGGACAATGATTTTGACAAACAGGAATTCGAAAATACAATTACAGAAATAGTAGAGAAAGCGCATGAACACTTTAACCCGAATAAAATCAGCAAATAA